One stretch of Streptomyces sp. 135 DNA includes these proteins:
- a CDS encoding methylated-DNA--[protein]-cysteine S-methyltransferase: protein MTVYTTIDSPLGTLLLVGEASATAKGGTALASLSMPGQKGAAVVLDGWIRDDEAFTAITAQLRSYFAGSLTHFDIEYAAGAGTAFQRKVWQALDTVPYGTTTTYGRLAEQLGLSRAAVRALGTAIGRNPLLVVRPCHRVIGADGSLTGYAGGLERKRILLDLEAA, encoded by the coding sequence ATGACCGTCTACACGACGATCGACAGCCCGCTGGGCACGCTGCTGCTGGTGGGCGAGGCCTCCGCCACCGCCAAGGGCGGCACCGCGCTCGCCTCCCTCTCCATGCCGGGCCAGAAGGGCGCCGCCGTCGTCCTGGACGGCTGGATCCGCGACGACGAGGCGTTCACGGCGATCACCGCCCAACTGCGCTCGTACTTCGCCGGGAGCCTGACCCACTTCGACATCGAGTACGCCGCCGGGGCGGGCACCGCGTTCCAGCGCAAGGTCTGGCAGGCACTGGACACGGTCCCCTACGGCACCACGACCACCTACGGACGCCTCGCCGAACAGCTCGGCCTCTCCCGGGCCGCCGTGCGCGCCCTGGGCACGGCCATCGGGCGCAACCCGCTGCTCGTCGTACGCCCCTGCCACCGGGTGATCGGCGCCGACGGCTCCCTCACCGGGTACGCGGGCGGCCTGGAGCGCAAGCGGATCCTCCTCGACCTGGAGGCGGCATGA